In one Pseudomonas sp. 31-12 genomic region, the following are encoded:
- a CDS encoding DUF2931 family protein codes for MPWELGFTEPNFMRVWVEDSAVVDIDGVLYRRVGSGVAAGGKSSKADAARGWRKGIGGNEKTVVGAKIPVRIYVRWQSLVEPQTYQGWFEIPESARQILRDAVTKDCLEYPEVKDLRAGGAVQLGLAPGGVVQIWVRDQCQRPIKVARGQATIEPKGPALGLSGGSYFPLEGDSKRYIEKYGIPYGSW; via the coding sequence GTGCCATGGGAACTCGGTTTTACCGAACCCAATTTTATGAGGGTTTGGGTTGAAGACAGTGCGGTAGTTGATATCGATGGCGTCTTGTATCGTCGAGTTGGGAGCGGCGTAGCAGCGGGAGGAAAAAGCAGTAAAGCAGACGCCGCTCGTGGTTGGCGCAAGGGGATTGGTGGTAACGAAAAAACCGTAGTAGGGGCCAAAATTCCTGTTCGCATCTATGTGCGCTGGCAATCGCTTGTCGAGCCGCAAACCTACCAAGGGTGGTTTGAAATTCCGGAAAGTGCGCGGCAGATATTGCGCGATGCAGTGACAAAAGATTGCCTGGAATATCCGGAAGTAAAGGACTTGCGTGCAGGAGGGGCTGTTCAGCTTGGTCTTGCCCCTGGCGGTGTAGTACAGATCTGGGTGCGAGATCAGTGCCAACGGCCAATTAAAGTCGCACGTGGCCAAGCCACGATTGAACCCAAGGGGCCTGCTTTAGGGCTCTCAGGAGGAAGCTACTTCCCTTTGGAAGGAGATTCCAAGCGTTATATCGAAAAGTACGGCATCCCTTACGGAAGCTGGTAA
- a CDS encoding IS3 family transposase (programmed frameshift), with amino-acid sequence MTKQRRSFTPEFKREAADLVLKQNYSYIEASRSLGIGESALRRWVDQIQKEHKGVTPQSKALTPEQQKIQELEARIARLEREKSIPKKGYRALDVGRSRAFALIDQLRAHEPVDWLCKVFDVTRSCYYAQRLRRRTPDVERLRLRSRVSELFSQSRSSAGSRSILSLMREDGEQLGRFKVRSLMRELDLVSKQPGSHAYKRATVERLDIPNTLNREFDVPAPNQVWCGDITYIWAQGKWHYLAVVLDLCTRRIVGWALSEKPDAELVIKALDMAYEQRGRPSDLLFHSDQGSQYASRLFRQRLWRYRMRQSMSRRGNCWDNAPMERVFRSLKTEWIPTVGYRTAQEAQRDISHFLMHRYNWIRPHQFNDGLAPARAEEKLNVVSGIS; translated from the exons ATGACCAAACAACGCCGCTCCTTTACTCCTGAATTCAAGCGCGAGGCTGCCGACCTTGTGCTCAAACAAAACTACAGCTACATCGAAGCCAGCCGTTCACTCGGCATTGGTGAATCGGCATTACGCCGCTGGGTTGACCAGATTCAGAAAGAACATAAAGGCGTCACCCCGCAGAGCAAGGCACTGACTCCGGAACAGCAAAAAATTCAGGAGCTGGAAGCCCGGATTGCTCGGCTTGAGCGAGAGAAATCAATAC CTAAAAAAGGCTACCGCGCTCTTGATGTCGGAAGATCACGAGCGTTCGCGCTGATTGACCAGTTGAGGGCACATGAGCCGGTTGATTGGCTGTGCAAGGTGTTTGATGTCACTCGCTCGTGTTACTACGCCCAGCGCCTGCGGCGCCGCACGCCGGATGTTGAACGGCTTCGATTGCGTAGTCGCGTAAGTGAGCTGTTCTCGCAAAGTCGCAGCTCTGCGGGCAGTCGCAGCATCCTGTCACTGATGCGTGAAGACGGTGAGCAACTCGGTCGATTCAAAGTGCGTAGCTTGATGCGCGAGCTTGATTTAGTCAGCAAACAACCCGGCTCCCATGCCTACAAACGAGCAACAGTTGAAAGACTGGATATCCCGAACACATTGAACCGCGAGTTCGACGTGCCTGCGCCCAATCAAGTCTGGTGCGGCGATATCACCTACATTTGGGCGCAAGGAAAGTGGCATTACCTGGCTGTCGTCCTGGATCTTTGTACGCGTCGGATCGTGGGCTGGGCGCTGTCGGAAAAGCCAGACGCTGAGCTGGTGATCAAAGCGCTGGATATGGCTTACGAGCAGCGTGGCAGGCCTTCGGATCTGCTATTCCACTCAGACCAGGGATCGCAATATGCAAGCCGACTCTTTCGCCAGCGGTTGTGGCGATACCGCATGCGCCAAAGCATGAGTCGACGAGGAAACTGCTGGGATAACGCACCGATGGAGCGCGTATTTCGCAGCTTGAAAACAGAATGGATACCGACCGTGGGCTATCGAACTGCGCAGGAAGCACAGCGCGATATCAGCCATTTTTTGATGCATCGCTACAACTGGATTCGGCCTCATCAATTCAACGATGGGTTGGCTCCAGCGCGGGCCGAGGAAAAACTTAACGTCGTGTCCGGGATTAGTTGA
- a CDS encoding diguanylate cyclase translates to MPLHSPLYSQRSLVLTLIALLGAGFLATSFLSYYASRASIRDSIVNTELPLTSDTVYSEIQKDLVRPILISSMMSRDTFMRDWVVNGEQDPEKMTRYLNEVMTHYGAYTAFFVSNTSLTYYHAKGVLKQVKSTEPRDAWYFRVRDMADPYEINVDPDLANKDNLTFFINYKVYDYNNRFIGAAGVGLTVDAVIKLIDKYQQRYQRSVYFVDNFGRLVLTGAEGGPQGAHIGQKLGELDSMKGLVSQLPKPHSGSYEYSVHGQGHFLNVRFIPELNWYLFVDKREDGALSEIRQSLYLNLLICLFVTLIVLVLLNRVIKRYQGKIQAQATLDSLTELPNRRGFDLLAAQAMLEAEREPKPLTALLLDLDHFKALNDTYGHLAGDQVLIGFARDLESCLRHSDIVCRWGGEEFIVLLKDTDGETGLMIAEKIRQHVEQQRYAYDGKELQLTVSIGLTTLQVDETLHTLLSRADHAMYRAKQAGRNRTCVEMPHSSYE, encoded by the coding sequence ATGCCGCTTCACTCGCCGCTGTATTCGCAACGTTCGTTGGTCCTCACGCTCATCGCGTTGCTGGGCGCAGGCTTTCTGGCGACTTCGTTCCTCAGTTACTACGCCTCGCGAGCGTCCATCCGCGACAGCATCGTCAACACCGAACTGCCGCTGACATCGGACACGGTCTACTCGGAAATCCAGAAAGACCTTGTCAGACCGATCCTGATTTCCTCGATGATGTCCCGCGACACGTTCATGCGTGACTGGGTGGTAAACGGCGAGCAAGATCCCGAGAAAATGACCCGTTACCTCAACGAGGTCATGACCCACTACGGCGCCTACACGGCATTTTTCGTCTCCAACACCAGCCTCACTTACTACCACGCCAAGGGCGTGCTCAAACAGGTCAAGTCCACTGAACCCCGCGATGCCTGGTATTTCCGCGTCCGCGACATGGCCGATCCCTACGAGATCAACGTCGACCCGGACCTGGCCAACAAGGACAACCTGACCTTCTTCATCAACTACAAGGTCTACGACTACAACAACCGCTTCATCGGCGCCGCGGGCGTGGGTCTGACAGTCGATGCGGTGATCAAGCTGATCGACAAATATCAGCAGCGCTACCAGCGCAGCGTGTATTTCGTCGACAACTTCGGCCGCCTGGTGCTCACCGGCGCCGAGGGCGGCCCGCAAGGCGCACACATCGGCCAGAAACTCGGCGAACTCGACAGCATGAAAGGCCTGGTCAGCCAGCTGCCAAAACCCCACAGCGGCAGCTACGAATATTCCGTCCATGGCCAGGGACATTTCCTCAACGTGCGTTTCATTCCGGAGCTGAACTGGTACCTGTTTGTCGACAAGCGCGAAGACGGCGCTCTCAGTGAAATCCGCCAGTCGCTGTACCTCAATCTGCTGATTTGCCTGTTCGTCACGCTGATCGTGCTGGTTCTGCTCAACCGGGTGATCAAGCGTTACCAGGGCAAGATCCAGGCGCAAGCGACGCTTGATAGCCTGACCGAACTGCCGAACCGCCGGGGCTTCGACCTGCTGGCGGCACAAGCCATGCTCGAAGCCGAGCGCGAGCCCAAGCCGCTGACCGCGTTGTTGCTGGACCTGGATCACTTCAAAGCCTTGAACGACACCTACGGTCACTTGGCCGGCGATCAGGTGCTGATCGGTTTTGCACGAGACCTGGAAAGTTGCCTGCGGCACTCCGACATCGTTTGCCGCTGGGGTGGTGAAGAGTTCATCGTGCTGCTCAAGGACACCGACGGTGAGACAGGTCTGATGATCGCCGAGAAAATTCGTCAACATGTCGAGCAACAGCGTTATGCCTACGACGGCAAGGAACTGCAGCTGACAGTCAGCATCGGCCTTACCACCTTGCAGGTCGATGAAACCTTGCACACCCTGCTGTCTCGGGCCGATCATGCGATGTACCGCGCCAAACAGGCCGGCCGTAACCGAACCTGCGTGGAAATGCCCCACTCCAGTTATGAATAA
- a CDS encoding Fic family protein, translating to MPVGFKALADRYDIALAQPLRVESEIGTARLSRESDGNVENRYPASYRPADDFAGHFEFGLKYEEIHLEFFARLFAAIGPQPIEDWSRREPFGQYARRTGFLYEWLTGERLDVPDVTNGPYVDALSPEKYLTRCESLRTRRWRINNNLPGTAEFCPLVRRTASVQEALQFDLRAALDELDQAFGADILMRTASWLTFKESRASFLIEKEADQTDRIQRFAHVIAQHCGHIENPLSNASLHSLQADILGRDAIGLGLRRSPVFVGQATMREDIVHYIAPHSADLAQLLAGLNEFEVATRGAESLARAAVLAFGFVYIHPMRDGNGRIHRFLINDTLIRDKAVPDGVILPVSATITSSIDFRAGYDRTLEVFSRPFMRRYATAYRFGELVTYEDGTPSNFIFDEYEDACFAWRYPDLTEHVLYTARVVEHTIRKEMADEARVLMIFQRAQEQLKEVLEMPNQDANRIIRSIKENGWVVSGKLKKGYPQLEDEGMAERVVEAVRSAFEDRAMGAGEV from the coding sequence ATGCCAGTCGGTTTCAAGGCCCTCGCCGATCGCTACGACATCGCACTTGCACAGCCTCTGCGTGTCGAGTCCGAGATCGGCACTGCACGTCTCAGCCGCGAGAGTGACGGGAATGTGGAGAACCGGTATCCGGCAAGCTACCGGCCCGCAGACGATTTCGCAGGCCATTTCGAGTTCGGCCTCAAGTACGAAGAGATTCATCTTGAGTTCTTCGCTCGCCTGTTTGCGGCGATAGGCCCGCAGCCTATTGAAGACTGGAGTCGACGAGAGCCTTTCGGCCAGTACGCACGGCGCACCGGGTTCCTTTACGAATGGCTGACAGGGGAACGTCTGGATGTGCCTGACGTGACCAATGGCCCCTATGTCGATGCACTTTCGCCCGAAAAATACCTGACTCGTTGCGAGTCACTGCGAACGCGACGCTGGCGAATCAACAACAACCTGCCGGGGACGGCTGAGTTCTGCCCTTTGGTTCGTCGTACGGCGTCAGTACAGGAAGCTTTGCAGTTTGATTTACGCGCGGCTTTGGATGAGCTGGATCAGGCCTTTGGCGCCGACATCCTGATGCGTACGGCCAGTTGGCTGACGTTCAAAGAATCACGCGCGAGCTTTCTCATCGAAAAGGAAGCCGATCAAACCGATCGCATCCAGCGGTTCGCTCATGTTATTGCCCAACACTGCGGTCATATCGAAAACCCGTTGAGTAACGCCAGCCTGCACTCTCTGCAAGCCGACATTCTGGGGCGTGATGCCATCGGACTGGGCTTGCGCCGCTCTCCTGTGTTTGTGGGTCAGGCCACAATGCGCGAAGACATCGTGCATTACATTGCCCCCCACTCCGCAGATCTTGCGCAGCTACTGGCAGGACTCAACGAGTTTGAGGTCGCAACGCGTGGCGCGGAGTCACTGGCACGGGCCGCTGTGTTGGCATTTGGCTTCGTGTATATCCATCCCATGCGCGATGGCAACGGCCGGATTCATCGATTCCTGATCAACGACACCCTGATTCGGGATAAAGCAGTGCCCGACGGCGTGATCCTGCCAGTGTCAGCCACCATCACAAGTTCGATCGACTTCCGAGCCGGCTACGATCGAACGCTCGAAGTGTTCTCGCGACCGTTCATGCGACGTTACGCGACGGCCTACCGATTCGGCGAACTCGTGACCTACGAGGATGGCACTCCCAGCAACTTCATTTTCGATGAATACGAGGACGCGTGTTTTGCCTGGCGGTATCCCGATCTGACCGAGCACGTTCTGTACACCGCACGCGTGGTCGAGCACACGATTCGAAAGGAAATGGCGGATGAAGCCAGAGTACTGATGATCTTTCAGCGAGCTCAAGAGCAGCTAAAGGAGGTACTTGAGATGCCGAACCAGGATGCGAACCGCATCATCCGCTCCATCAAGGAGAATGGCTGGGTAGTGTCCGGCAAGTTGAAGAAAGGTTATCCGCAGCTTGAAGATGAGGGCATGGCTGAACGTGTTGTGGAGGCGGTGCGTTCTGCGTTTGAGGATCGGGCGATGGGGGCTGGTGAGGTGTGA
- the atzF gene encoding allophanate hydrolase, translating into MNINLQLDALRSAYRLGNITPRQLLLGLRDKAAALNPDYHLFIHLLSVEELEPYLAALDGRDLDSLPLYGVPFAIKDNIDLAGIPTTAACPAFAYVPQRSATIVEQLLALGAIPLGKTNLDQFATGLNGSRSPYGACPNSVLPEYPSGGSSAGSSLAVALGVASFSLGTDTAGSGRVPAALNNLVGLKATKGLISTAGVVPACRTLDCVTTFTATAREASQLLALTAHLDPRDEYSRRNPLWNDGSAFGTPRPFRFGVPRAQDLEFFGCPEGPLLFGDAIDRLKALGGEAVELDLTPFLEAARLLYEGPWVAERYSVAGELMEQNPEAVLPVIRTVLAKAPAVTGVQTFRAQYRLQALKALCDQALENLDCVVTPTLGRPVTLAELVAEPVLRNSELGYYTNFMNLLDYAAVAVPSGFMGNGLPWGVTVFGRAFTDQFLLGVADAFQHCPTVAASTTVARNDRARLVVCGAHLDGLALNWQLKRRGARLVETTFSSPDYQLYALAGGPPFRPGMVRVKDGGVAIAVEVWELPSSELGSFLTGIPAPLGLGKVQLADGRWESGFICEGYGLEGAVNISHFGGWRAYLTDLQ; encoded by the coding sequence ATGAACATCAATCTGCAACTCGACGCCCTGCGCAGCGCCTATCGCCTCGGCAACATCACGCCCCGTCAATTGCTGCTGGGCCTGCGTGACAAAGCCGCGGCGCTGAACCCGGACTATCACCTGTTCATCCACTTGCTCAGTGTTGAAGAACTGGAGCCGTACCTCGCCGCGCTCGACGGTCGCGACCTCGACAGCCTGCCGCTGTACGGCGTGCCGTTCGCGATCAAGGACAATATCGACCTGGCGGGCATTCCCACCACGGCGGCGTGTCCAGCGTTTGCTTATGTGCCGCAGCGGTCGGCGACCATCGTCGAGCAGTTGCTGGCGCTGGGCGCGATCCCTTTGGGCAAGACCAATCTTGATCAGTTCGCTACCGGGTTGAATGGCAGCCGCTCGCCGTATGGCGCGTGCCCGAACAGCGTATTGCCGGAGTATCCGTCGGGCGGGTCCAGTGCCGGATCTTCGCTGGCGGTGGCGCTGGGTGTGGCGAGTTTTTCGTTGGGTACGGATACGGCGGGATCGGGACGTGTACCCGCGGCGCTGAACAATCTGGTTGGGTTGAAAGCCACCAAAGGATTGATCTCCACGGCGGGTGTGGTGCCGGCCTGTCGCACATTGGATTGCGTGACAACGTTTACCGCGACGGCTCGGGAAGCCAGTCAATTGCTGGCGCTCACCGCACACCTCGATCCGCGAGATGAATACAGCCGCCGCAACCCGCTGTGGAATGATGGCTCGGCGTTCGGCACGCCGCGGCCGTTCCGTTTCGGTGTGCCGCGTGCGCAGGATCTGGAATTCTTCGGCTGCCCTGAAGGGCCTTTGTTGTTCGGTGATGCCATCGATCGACTCAAGGCCTTGGGGGGTGAAGCGGTGGAACTGGATCTGACGCCGTTCCTCGAAGCGGCGCGGTTGCTCTATGAAGGCCCGTGGGTGGCGGAACGCTACAGCGTGGCCGGCGAGTTGATGGAGCAGAATCCCGAAGCCGTGTTGCCGGTGATTCGCACGGTGCTGGCCAAGGCGCCGGCGGTGACGGGCGTGCAGACGTTCCGTGCCCAGTATCGGCTGCAAGCCCTGAAAGCGCTGTGCGACCAGGCACTGGAAAACCTTGATTGTGTCGTTACGCCCACCCTTGGTCGCCCCGTTACTCTGGCGGAACTGGTCGCCGAACCGGTGTTGCGCAATTCAGAACTGGGTTACTACACCAACTTCATGAACCTGCTCGATTACGCGGCCGTCGCCGTGCCCAGCGGATTTATGGGCAATGGTTTGCCGTGGGGCGTGACGGTGTTTGGTCGGGCGTTTACCGATCAGTTTTTGTTGGGGGTGGCGGATGCGTTTCAACATTGTCCGACGGTTGCTGCATCGACAACCGTCGCCCGCAATGACCGCGCACGGCTGGTGGTCTGTGGCGCGCATCTGGATGGGTTGGCGTTGAACTGGCAATTGAAGCGACGCGGGGCTCGGTTGGTCGAGACGACGTTTAGCTCGCCGGACTATCAGCTGTATGCGTTGGCCGGTGGCCCGCCGTTTCGTCCGGGGATGGTGCGGGTGAAGGATGGCGGCGTGGCGATTGCGGTGGAGGTGTGGGAGTTGCCGAGCAGTGAGCTGGGCTCGTTTCTGACCGGCATTCCGGCGCCGCTGGGGTTGGGCAAGGTGCAACTGGCGGATGGGCGTTGGGAAAGTGGGTTTATTTGTGAGGGGTATGGGTTGGAGGGTGCGGTCAATATCAGCCATTTCGGGGGATGGCGTGCGTATCTGACAGATCTGCAGTGA
- a CDS encoding alpha/beta fold hydrolase, which yields MRPEIAVLDIQGQYRVYTEFYRADAAEKTIILVNGSMATTASFAQTVKNLHPQFNVVCYDQPYAGKSKAHNLHEKLLTKEVEGQILLELIDHFAAEHVLSFSWGGAATLVALAQQPRRIEKAVISSFSPEINAHMLDYLERGIDYLGSRDGDRVGNLVNSTIGKHLPTLFKRFNYRHVSSLAEHEYGQMHFHISDLLHSDRQCFLKAAEKINVPVLFMNGEWDEYTAADGARLFANHVQNATFSTLQATGHFLDMEHKAACRDSRDALLGFLKPAQHASRPRYHYVQDQHALAI from the coding sequence ATGAGGCCAGAAATCGCTGTGCTGGATATACAGGGTCAGTATCGGGTTTACACGGAGTTCTATCGCGCAGACGCCGCAGAGAAGACCATCATCCTGGTCAACGGCTCGATGGCCACGACTGCGTCGTTTGCACAAACCGTGAAAAATCTTCACCCGCAGTTCAATGTGGTCTGCTACGACCAGCCCTACGCGGGCAAGTCAAAAGCCCACAACCTGCATGAGAAATTGCTGACCAAGGAAGTCGAAGGGCAGATCCTCCTGGAGCTGATCGACCACTTCGCCGCCGAACACGTGCTGTCGTTTTCCTGGGGCGGCGCCGCGACCCTGGTCGCCCTGGCCCAACAGCCACGGCGCATAGAGAAAGCCGTGATCAGCTCGTTCTCCCCGGAGATCAACGCGCACATGCTCGACTACCTCGAGCGCGGCATCGACTACCTCGGCAGCCGGGATGGCGATCGGGTCGGCAACCTGGTGAACAGCACCATCGGCAAACACTTGCCGACACTGTTCAAACGTTTCAACTATCGCCACGTCAGCTCGCTCGCCGAGCATGAATACGGGCAGATGCACTTCCACATCAGCGACCTGCTCCACAGCGATCGCCAGTGCTTCCTCAAGGCCGCAGAAAAAATCAACGTACCCGTGCTGTTCATGAACGGCGAATGGGACGAATACACCGCCGCCGATGGCGCCCGGTTGTTCGCCAACCACGTGCAAAACGCCACCTTCAGCACCTTGCAGGCTACCGGCCACTTTCTCGACATGGAGCACAAAGCTGCCTGCCGAGACAGCCGCGACGCATTGCTGGGCTTCCTGAAACCGGCGCAACACGCCAGCCGACCGCGTTACCACTACGTCCAGGACCAACATGCATTGGCCATCTGA
- a CDS encoding short-chain dehydrogenase, with protein MNEYMALTSNADDLPSLFVNTTQPLHSLLSTASYRIRAVTQILENLAMRGDITTDAVILSDFALLCCVPLRDGCDVLDVIARRMDAE; from the coding sequence ATGAACGAATACATGGCTTTAACCAGCAACGCCGACGACCTTCCCTCCCTGTTCGTCAACACCACGCAACCGCTACATTCACTGCTCAGCACCGCCAGTTACAGAATCAGGGCCGTGACGCAGATTCTCGAAAATCTCGCAATGCGAGGCGACATTACCACCGATGCGGTCATCCTCAGCGACTTTGCATTGCTCTGTTGCGTGCCCTTGCGCGACGGTTGTGATGTGCTGGATGTCATTGCTCGACGTATGGACGCGGAATAG
- a CDS encoding cysteine-rich CWC family protein gives MNKPDQCPACGASNACTLADPRTVDQACWCFGVSIDPAVLEALPAELRDKSCLCPRCAEVEAQL, from the coding sequence ATGAACAAGCCTGACCAATGCCCCGCCTGCGGCGCCTCCAACGCCTGCACCCTGGCCGACCCGCGCACTGTCGATCAAGCGTGTTGGTGTTTTGGCGTCAGTATCGATCCGGCGGTGCTCGAAGCGCTGCCGGCCGAACTGCGCGACAAGTCCTGCTTGTGCCCGCGTTGCGCCGAAGTCGAGGCGCAGTTGTAA
- a CDS encoding bifunctional 2-polyprenyl-6-hydroxyphenol methylase/3-demethylubiquinol 3-O-methyltransferase UbiG codes for MTQNIYDDPEFFQGYSQMARSIGGLDSAPEWPTLNAMLPPMKGLKVVDLGCGYGWFCRWASEHGADSVLGLDVSEKMLEQARRTTSQTNIQYARADLEQLDLPAASFDLAYSSLALHYIKDLPGLFAKIHEALKPGSRFVFSIEHPIFMAPRNPGWLIDSEGNKRWPLDSYQREGERVTNWLAEGVIKQHRTIGTLLNTLIGAGFSIRQVNEWGPSDAEVAAQPALAEERERPMMLLVSVQR; via the coding sequence ATGACTCAAAACATCTACGACGACCCGGAGTTTTTCCAGGGCTACAGCCAGATGGCTCGCTCCATCGGCGGCCTCGATTCAGCTCCCGAATGGCCTACGCTCAACGCAATGCTGCCTCCCATGAAAGGCCTGAAGGTGGTCGACCTCGGCTGCGGTTACGGCTGGTTCTGCCGCTGGGCCAGTGAACACGGCGCCGATAGCGTGCTCGGTCTGGACGTCTCGGAAAAAATGCTGGAGCAGGCACGCAGGACGACGTCGCAAACCAATATCCAATACGCCCGCGCCGATCTGGAACAACTCGACCTGCCCGCAGCCAGTTTTGACCTCGCCTACAGCTCTCTGGCGCTGCACTACATCAAGGATCTCCCGGGTCTGTTCGCCAAAATCCATGAGGCCCTGAAACCCGGTTCACGCTTCGTATTTTCCATCGAGCACCCAATCTTCATGGCCCCGCGCAATCCGGGCTGGCTGATTGATAGCGAAGGGAACAAGCGCTGGCCGCTGGACAGCTATCAACGGGAAGGCGAACGGGTGACCAACTGGTTGGCCGAAGGCGTGATCAAACAGCACCGCACCATAGGCACGTTGCTGAATACGCTGATTGGCGCAGGTTTCAGCATCCGACAGGTCAACGAATGGGGCCCGAGCGATGCCGAGGTGGCGGCGCAACCGGCCCTGGCCGAAGAGCGGGAGCGGCCGATGATGTTGCTGGTCAGCGTGCAGCGCTGA
- a CDS encoding pseudouridine synthase, with protein MRVDRFLSNLPRFNRKQVRLLLVEKRVRVDGKVVSDPHAEVLEFSRVEVDEEVLQVGKPARYFMLHKPPGCVSATRDPEHPTVLDLIHEPDSADLHIAGRLDFNTTGLMLITNDGSWSRRLTQPQTKLPKVYYVETEQEIGPQYALKFTEGLYFAFEDLTTQPAELIVLGPKSARLSIVEGRYHQVKRMFGHFDNKVLRLHRESMGPLVLDNALKPGEYRALRTEEIHLI; from the coding sequence ATGCGCGTTGACCGTTTCCTCAGCAACCTGCCGCGCTTCAACCGTAAGCAGGTGCGCCTGTTGCTGGTGGAAAAGCGCGTTCGGGTTGACGGAAAAGTCGTCAGCGACCCGCATGCCGAGGTGCTCGAGTTCAGTCGCGTCGAGGTCGATGAAGAAGTACTGCAAGTCGGCAAACCCGCACGCTACTTCATGCTGCACAAACCGCCGGGCTGCGTCAGCGCCACCCGCGACCCGGAGCACCCGACCGTGCTCGACCTGATCCATGAGCCGGACAGCGCTGACCTGCACATCGCCGGACGCCTGGATTTCAACACCACCGGCCTGATGCTGATCACCAACGACGGCAGCTGGTCACGGCGCCTGACCCAACCGCAGACCAAACTGCCCAAGGTCTATTACGTCGAGACCGAGCAGGAGATTGGCCCGCAATACGCACTGAAATTCACCGAAGGCCTGTACTTCGCCTTCGAAGACCTCACCACGCAACCCGCCGAGCTGATCGTGCTCGGGCCGAAGTCAGCGCGTCTGAGCATCGTCGAGGGTCGTTATCACCAGGTGAAGCGGATGTTCGGCCACTTCGACAACAAGGTGCTGCGCTTGCACCGCGAAAGCATGGGCCCGCTGGTGCTCGATAACGCGCTAAAACCGGGCGAGTACCGCGCATTGCGCACCGAAGAGATCCATTTGATCTAA
- the tam gene encoding trans-aconitate 2-methyltransferase, producing MSWSAKQYVAFEDERTRPARDLLAAIPSVDARSAIDIGCGPGNSTELLVERFADATVRGLDSSTDMIEAARKRLPQLQFDTTDIDTWNEPGSFDVIFANAVLQWVPDHATLLPSLAARLTEGGSLAIQMPDNLNEPSHRLMREVAADGPWASKLADAAGQRTDMASASDYFSMLRPHCARVDVWRTTYHHPLAGGASGVVEWFKGSGLRPFLEPLNDAEKAQYLKQYHAAIERAYPALSDGSVLLPFPRLFIVATR from the coding sequence ATGAGTTGGTCCGCCAAACAATACGTCGCTTTTGAAGATGAACGCACCCGCCCGGCCCGTGATTTGCTCGCGGCGATTCCGTCTGTGGACGCACGTTCGGCCATCGACATCGGTTGCGGCCCCGGCAATTCGACCGAGTTGCTGGTGGAGCGCTTCGCCGATGCCACGGTGCGTGGCCTGGACAGTTCGACCGATATGATCGAGGCTGCCCGCAAGCGCTTGCCTCAGCTGCAATTCGACACGACTGACATCGACACCTGGAACGAACCGGGGTCCTTCGATGTAATTTTCGCCAACGCGGTGTTGCAGTGGGTGCCCGATCACGCGACGTTACTGCCTTCGCTGGCCGCCCGACTGACCGAGGGCGGCAGCCTGGCCATCCAAATGCCTGACAACCTCAACGAGCCGTCCCATCGCCTGATGCGCGAAGTCGCTGCAGATGGGCCGTGGGCCAGCAAGTTGGCGGACGCCGCCGGGCAACGCACGGACATGGCGAGCGCCAGCGATTACTTCTCGATGCTGCGACCGCACTGTGCGCGAGTCGACGTGTGGCGCACCACCTACCATCACCCGCTCGCAGGCGGCGCGTCGGGCGTGGTCGAGTGGTTCAAGGGCAGCGGTTTGCGGCCGTTTCTCGAACCGCTGAATGACGCGGAGAAGGCGCAATACCTCAAGCAGTATCACGCCGCCATCGAGCGGGCTTATCCGGCGCTGAGCGATGGTTCGGTGCTGTTGCCGTTCCCGCGGTTGTTTATCGTCGCGACTCGCTAG
- a CDS encoding DUF6500 family protein codes for MRESLRQKMIEVCNKKMEQKGPTVGLSFYAFFANKNDDPVLLMEAAQWWIAEHKLDHFEKAVKIKQMVERKD; via the coding sequence ATGCGAGAAAGCTTGAGGCAAAAGATGATCGAGGTTTGCAACAAGAAAATGGAGCAGAAGGGGCCGACTGTCGGGCTCTCTTTCTATGCTTTCTTCGCGAACAAAAATGATGATCCCGTGCTTTTAATGGAAGCTGCCCAATGGTGGATCGCTGAGCACAAGCTCGACCATTTTGAAAAGGCCGTAAAAATAAAGCAGATGGTAGAGCGGAAAGACTAG